A DNA window from Mobula birostris isolate sMobBir1 chromosome 3, sMobBir1.hap1, whole genome shotgun sequence contains the following coding sequences:
- the LOC140195327 gene encoding uncharacterized protein: MDKPPKKKRLCSYNKQWEAKKTWVKPVSSDSMSTKAFCTLCRREFSIGHGGENDLTQHASTEVHKKATLAKGARNIGAFFVKSPAENDKIVANKASYVYRTVKHGLSYNSTDCLAKLNSALFNDSNVVKKMHLGRTKAEMITMNALGPKTMWDIMDYLSPTEEGEPVYFSVATDASNKGDRKMFPVCVRYFSVSDGVQCKLLDFYEDSDETANGIHQALMSCLEKYELDIRHVTAYAADNAHVNFGRHHSVYQLLSRANNRILKTNCPAHIARNACKHACDQLSVDIETIVLKVYSHFSISASRRGELRSFFAFVDIEWREILYHVCTRWISLHPAVERLL; encoded by the coding sequence ATGGATAAGCCTCCAAAAAAGAAAAGACTGTGCAGCTATAACAAGCAATGGGAAGCAAAAAAGACATGGGTTAAGCCTGTCAGCAGTGACTCGATGTCGACGAAGGCCTTCTGTACTTTATGCCGTCGGGAATTCTCAATTGGTCATGGAGGTGAGAATGACCTAACTCAGCATGCTTCCACAGAAGTGCACAAGAAGGCCACACTAGCTAAAGGTGCAAGAAATATTGGTGCATTCTTCGTGAAATCTCCTGCGGAAAATGACAAAATCGTGGCAAATAAAGCCTCGTATGTGTACCGTACGGTTAAACATGGACTAAGCTACAACAGCACCGACTGTCTTGCTAAGCTCAACAGTGCTTTGTTTAATGACTCAAATGTTGTGAAGAAGATGCACTTGGGAAGAACGAAAGCTGAGATGATTACAATGAATGCTTTAGGACCAAAGACTATGTGGGATATTATGGATTATCTGTCCCCGACTGAAGAAGGTGAGCCCGTGTATTTCTCAGTTGCCACCGATGCCTCAAACAAGGGGGATAGAAAAATGTTTCCAGTGTGCGTGAGATATTTCTCTGTGTCTGATGGAGTGCAGTGTAAGTTACTTGACTTTTATGAAGACAGTGATGAAACTGCAAATGGCATACATCAAGCTCTGATGAGCTGTCTGGAAAAGTATGAACTGGATATTAGACACGTCACAGCCTATGCAGCAGATAATGCCCATGTAAACTTTGGAAGACACCACTCAGTTTACCAGTTATTGAGCAGGGCCAACAATCGCATTCTGAAAACTAATTGCCCAGCTCACATAGCTCGTAACGCCTGCAAGCACGCCTGTGATCAGCTGTCAGTGGATATTGAGACAATTGTTCTGAAGGTCTACAGCCACTTCTCAATATCTGCTTCCCGAAGAGGGGAACTGCGTTCATTTTTTGCCTTTGTTGATATTGAGTGGCGTGAAATTCTGTATCATGTTTGCA